From the genome of Oxyura jamaicensis isolate SHBP4307 breed ruddy duck chromosome 2, BPBGC_Ojam_1.0, whole genome shotgun sequence:
CAGAGTCCTTCAGTATGGGAAGCGTTACATGATTTTAAGGTGAGGATCTCTGAGATGAGGTGGTGGGGAATGCATCCATCACCAGATCTTCCAGGAAGCAGCAAAGTGTGTTCATCTTCATGgggcatagaatcatagaattacagaatggtttggtCTGGAACGGAtcataaagatcatctaattctagATCATCTTTGAGTGagaccatccagccaatttcTTAACCACTGTGTGGTCCttccatcaaatccatgtctttcCAATTTAAATAACAAGGCTATCATGaggaacggtgtcaaatgcaCAAGTCtaggtagatgatgtcagttgctcttcccatTTCCACCAATGCTATAATGCtgtcatagaaggccaccagatttgttaGACATGATCTGCCCTTACTGCCACCATGTTGGGTCCACCAGAGAAGAAGATATTGGAAGTCATGTCCTATTTACTGCAATTTTCACCTGGTTCAAATAATGCCTGAAGTCTTTGGATATCCTTTTGAGTTTAAACCCACTGCATATTCCTGTAGCAATAGAATTTCCTCTCATCAGCATCACTGGCTTCAGCTGTTGTTGGTTATTATTATACcttgctgcttccttcctctcccatcAGTCTCCCTATCCTGGAGTTAAATGTCATGTATAGTTTGAGCTATTTGACTGATagtccccctgcaccccaggaTATCCCAGAAAGACAGGAAAGTTCATTGTGAAAAAAGGGGACATCAAGTGGCTAtgttttctgcagcacaaaAGATCCAGAGACCCAAAACCTCACTGATGGATGCGAAGTAGCACAGGACATTTAGGACAGAGTAATTTGGGCAGAACTGTGCAATGTGACTGCTCACACTCGGCAACGTGGGTAGTGAGTGATCATCCAAGTGGGCGCAGATACCGCTGGAAAATGTCACTGCTGCAGTGAAGGTGGTGCcctttctgcaaagaaagagGCCTATCCTCACTTCAAGGGTGATATAAAAGCTAAAACGTTTTTacaaggattatttttttcatttttttttaactaaagagaaaaaaagatcttgcaGGAAGATTCTTTACCGGCATTTTTGCAGCATACAAAGTTTTCTGGTGGATTGGTATCTATTTCAGTGAAATGAGGaacatcaaaattaaaatgaatttgaaaatggCCTTTAATCTGAATTGAGTTGATGACTTGTTTTCTCCTATAgcttacttgtttatttttttgaagtcgCTCTTGTTAATTGTCCTGCAGCCATGGTATGTACCAGATAGCCAAGAAAGCTGACATGGGGAAGTTATATACAGCATCCTTGTGACCTTTTTGGAGTGAAGATACATATCTGTCCAATAAAGCCCAGGCCAAATGACAGTGACAGCTGCCTCGTGGCATTCAGTTTGAATTGAACAGGTTTGCTCACAAGTCTGGAGCAAGTATTTCATTACAGACTGTGCACCAAGAACAACATAAGCCCCCAAAAGTGAAACTTTCCCTCAGCAGCTATGGAAACTACCCTGGTGGACTGAGATGCACTTCACAGGCTCCTCCTTATCTCCTTGCTTTGACTTTCCTGCAAGCTGTCAACCTCTGGTGGCATTTGCATGTTGGTGTAGTACTTGCACGGGAAGAAAACCTCACTTGATTTATCAGGAGCAATCCAAGGTGTTATGGGAACCAAGCACTCAAAAACCGAGGGGAGAAGAAGCATGTTTTTTCTGAGGAAAGGTCCGAAGTTGCCTGCATGGGAAGATGCTCTTCTCTCAGGGAAAGACCCCAAGTCATTGCTGAAACGGGGATTGCGTTATGTCAGCTTGAGCCTTATAATGAAAGGGATGACCAGTGCCCCTGACTTCTTGTGGGGACTGCCTGAGGTGCAGAAACTGAACCTCTCACGCAACCAGCTGGTGGCAATTCCTCCTTCACTGGGAAAACTGGACCGGCTCGTAGTGCTGAACTTGGGTGGCAACTGCCTCAAGTGTCTGCCGAAGGAGATCGGGCTGCTGAGGAACCTGAAGGTCTTGTTTGTTAATATGAACTGCCTGACAGAAgtgccagcagagctcagcttgTGCAGAAAGCTGGAAGTTTTGAGCCTCTCGCACAACTGCATCTCACAACTGCCTGCAAGCTTCACTGACCTGACAAGTTTAAAGAAACTGAACCTCAGTAACAATCGCTTTGTGCAGATTCCCCTCTGCATTTTTACACTGAGGAGCTTAGACTTCTTGCACCTGGGGTCCAACAGGCTTGAAAGCATTGCAGAGAGCGTTCAGTACCTAGTCAATTTGCAAATCCTTATAGTAGAGAATAATAACATACGCATTCTGCCGCGGTCTCTCTGCTTCATCACGGCTCTGGAGCTACTAAATGTAGATTACAACTCCATACAGACTCTTCCAGATGACCTCTACCTGCTGCGCAGGCTGCCCCGCATTGCGTGGAACCCAATGGACAAAGGCCTCCACGTCTCCCACAACCCTCTGTCCCGACCCCTGCCCGAGCTCGTGGAAGGAGGACTGGACATCCTCTTCAACTACctcagggagaaaaaggagCACCACTGAGTTTCTGCTGAGCTTGGGATTAAGCCTGTCATCACAACTCAGTCACGCCAGAGCACTTTCCTCAACAGTCACTTCCACTTCCTAACACTTGGATTTTCAAGACTATGGATGGCTTTAGTAATGGTTGGAAGAAAGCAAGTAAAGTATGATGGTCTGCTTAAATGTGTGAAGAGTAAGATTTTCTAAAACTACCCACCCCTGTAATTTTCAGTGTtggagtgtttgttttctggggggaacaaaaggaaaaaaaaaaaaaaagtgataaaatgtTTGCTCTTCATTTGACAGAAACAAATTAAGGCAGACTGCTAGAAGTTCAGAAACGTATATTTGCCAGCTATCATGTTGGAggaatattaatataaattggATTTACTATATGTGATTACACTTGCACTTTAACTCCTGCTCACTTCTTCATGTGCAGATGCCTCTACATAAACAAACACTGCTTATCTAAGTGAATCtcaaggaaaatgtttaattcaCTTTCAGCAGTGAATATATCCTGAGCTATATTAGCCCACGGACAGTATATTACCTGCCAGTTTAATATTATTTGTTGTTTACCCTGCAGCTGTGAGCTGGCCACTATAAATTGCAGGTGAAGATGGCCAGCAGTGTGGCAATTCCCCAGTTCTTTGGAAGAAGACCCCAAGCTTTCCCAGAGCACCTAGTCTCTTGCTTGAAACACACAGCCTTTTGCACGGAGCCTACAGGGGTGCCAGTAAGTGCATCAGGACCAGCAGGAAGCATCATCTACACCAAGGGGAGAAGTGAAAGTGGGTCCTTATTCCCTCAAACAAAGGCTGCCAGATGAAGTTGCTCATAGCTAGATGAACTGcactcctttcttttttgtgcTTCCCTGCATTTGGAGCCACAGAGTAATTTGACTCAGGAGGCTGTATGTCTCCTTAaggtgaaatatttctttcaagaaaagcagcagcaaaccagTCATCAGCTTAAGTAAGagcttcaaaaacaaatacttatttctgtgattttcgGTAGCAGCCAGTAGATTGAAGTCAGCTCGTAT
Proteins encoded in this window:
- the LRRC30 gene encoding leucine-rich repeat-containing protein 30 translates to MGTKHSKTEGRRSMFFLRKGPKLPAWEDALLSGKDPKSLLKRGLRYVSLSLIMKGMTSAPDFLWGLPEVQKLNLSRNQLVAIPPSLGKLDRLVVLNLGGNCLKCLPKEIGLLRNLKVLFVNMNCLTEVPAELSLCRKLEVLSLSHNCISQLPASFTDLTSLKKLNLSNNRFVQIPLCIFTLRSLDFLHLGSNRLESIAESVQYLVNLQILIVENNNIRILPRSLCFITALELLNVDYNSIQTLPDDLYLLRRLPRIAWNPMDKGLHVSHNPLSRPLPELVEGGLDILFNYLREKKEHH